A single Streptomyces sp. Edi2 DNA region contains:
- a CDS encoding cytochrome P450, translating to MHVPHATDSAAQSMHTEFPEFPMPRSCPMRIPEKYAQLRAEAPISKVTLQHGSTAWLLTRQEDIREFLVHPQVGTDRLLPGSPLQVRLPVGVPKERLVGMVGMDGPEHLARRRLVLPEFTVKRIRQMRPRVQEIVDACLASTLDAGRTADLIEAFAAPVPSMIACELLGVPYEDSAFFLAKTAVILSRNATRPEQENAYAALLDYLEVVVSDKEREPSDDLIGRLIGNLRASGSYDRDLVLGMARLLLVAGHEATPNMIALGTVGLLEHPDQLAELRADPGLVPQAVEELLRYFSISDQATFRVALSDIKIGDVTIREGDGVLGLNASANWDSEFYENPEVLDIHRDVGRHLAFGYGPHQCIGQNLVRMNLEVVFSTLFARVPGLRLAVPAAELPLKNDQIVYGVHELPVTW from the coding sequence ATGCACGTGCCTCATGCAACCGACTCCGCAGCCCAGAGCATGCACACCGAATTCCCGGAATTCCCCATGCCCCGGTCCTGCCCGATGCGAATACCCGAAAAGTACGCGCAGTTACGTGCCGAGGCGCCCATTTCCAAGGTGACTCTTCAGCACGGAAGCACCGCGTGGCTGCTGACCCGGCAGGAGGACATCCGAGAATTCCTCGTCCATCCCCAGGTGGGCACGGACCGCCTGCTCCCCGGCTCCCCCCTGCAGGTGCGGCTTCCCGTCGGGGTGCCGAAAGAACGACTCGTCGGCATGGTCGGGATGGACGGCCCGGAGCACCTCGCACGACGCCGGCTGGTTCTCCCGGAGTTCACGGTCAAGCGGATCCGGCAGATGCGGCCACGCGTCCAGGAGATCGTGGACGCATGCCTCGCGTCCACGCTCGACGCCGGCCGTACGGCGGACCTGATCGAGGCCTTCGCCGCCCCGGTGCCCTCGATGATCGCCTGTGAACTGCTGGGAGTGCCGTACGAGGACAGCGCGTTCTTCCTGGCCAAGACGGCGGTCATCCTCTCCCGCAACGCGACCCGCCCGGAGCAGGAGAACGCCTACGCCGCACTCCTCGACTATCTCGAGGTGGTGGTCTCCGACAAGGAGCGCGAACCGTCAGACGACCTGATCGGCCGGCTCATCGGCAACCTCCGTGCATCGGGCTCCTACGACCGGGACCTGGTCCTCGGCATGGCCAGACTGCTCCTCGTCGCGGGCCACGAGGCGACACCGAACATGATCGCCCTCGGCACGGTCGGCCTGCTGGAGCATCCTGACCAACTGGCGGAACTGCGGGCCGACCCAGGGCTTGTCCCGCAAGCCGTCGAGGAGTTGCTCCGCTATTTCAGCATCTCGGACCAGGCCACTTTCCGTGTCGCTCTGTCCGATATCAAGATCGGCGACGTGACGATACGGGAAGGTGACGGCGTACTCGGGCTCAACGCATCGGCCAATTGGGACAGTGAATTCTACGAGAACCCCGAAGTTCTGGACATCCATCGTGACGTGGGCCGTCATCTGGCATTCGGCTACGGCCCGCATCAATGCATCGGTCAGAACCTTGTCCGGATGAACCTGGAGGTCGTCTTCAGCACCTTGTTCGCCCGTGTTCCCGGTCTACGCCTGGCAGTTCCCGCGGCGGAACTCCCGCTGAAAAACGATCAGATCGTGTACGGGGTTCATGAACTGCCCGTCACCTGGTGA
- a CDS encoding ferredoxin, whose product MRITIDREVCVGSGLCVLIEPAVFDQNDDGLVELLDEGPLTDAGGTVEDAVQRCPAAALGITPD is encoded by the coding sequence ATGCGGATCACCATCGACCGGGAAGTCTGCGTCGGATCGGGACTGTGCGTGCTCATCGAGCCTGCCGTTTTCGATCAGAACGACGACGGTCTCGTCGAACTGCTCGACGAAGGCCCTCTGACGGACGCCGGCGGTACGGTCGAAGACGCTGTTCAGCGCTGCCCTGCGGCCGCCCTCGGCATCACCCCGGACTGA
- a CDS encoding EamA family transporter has protein sequence MLFRQLGAALAKPLFQVTGAFGVTTLRLVFSALVLSLAWRTSLRVGRRALPAVFACGTVLAGMNFAFYQALDRIPMGVTVAIELLGPLALAVVSSRRWSDAAWALLAAAGVVLLTEVDGGLSWVGVAFALIAAGCWVGYILLGAKLSSRTNDGAGLALAMVWGALLALPVGFADAGTSLLQPHVLAIGFCLALLSSVVPYSLEFRALRQIPPRVFGVLMSLEPAIAALVGLVILSQRLGPSQWVALGCVVAASLGVVTRNR, from the coding sequence ATGCTCTTCCGGCAACTGGGAGCCGCACTGGCCAAGCCGTTGTTCCAGGTCACCGGGGCGTTCGGAGTGACGACGCTGCGGCTGGTCTTCTCCGCCCTGGTCCTCTCGCTCGCGTGGCGCACGTCCCTGCGGGTCGGACGGCGCGCTCTGCCCGCCGTGTTCGCCTGTGGAACGGTGCTCGCCGGCATGAACTTCGCCTTCTACCAAGCGCTGGACCGTATCCCCATGGGCGTCACCGTCGCCATCGAACTGCTGGGGCCGCTGGCTCTTGCCGTCGTGAGCTCCCGTCGCTGGTCCGATGCCGCGTGGGCACTCCTGGCCGCCGCGGGGGTGGTACTGCTCACCGAGGTCGACGGCGGCCTTTCCTGGGTCGGTGTCGCCTTCGCGTTGATCGCCGCAGGATGCTGGGTGGGGTACATCCTGCTGGGTGCGAAGCTCAGCAGCCGTACCAACGACGGCGCGGGCCTGGCCCTGGCCATGGTGTGGGGCGCACTGCTCGCTCTCCCCGTGGGCTTCGCCGACGCCGGAACCAGTCTTCTGCAGCCGCATGTGCTGGCCATCGGCTTCTGTCTCGCCCTGCTGTCCTCCGTGGTTCCCTACTCCCTGGAGTTCAGGGCCCTTCGGCAGATACCTCCGCGGGTTTTCGGAGTGCTGATGAGCCTCGAGCCGGCGATCGCTGCCCTGGTAGGTCTCGTGATCCTCTCCCAGCGGCTCGGCCCCAGCCAATGGGTGGCGTTGGGCTGTGTGGTGGCTGCGTCCCTGGGAGTGGTGACGAGGAACCGATGA
- a CDS encoding response regulator transcription factor, which yields MVAQFRLVVADSRELFREGLSALCTAEPGIQVVGQADDGLEALSLIRKERPEVVLIDAELPEVGAVRTAHQEPVAPRLVMLTPHEDAHLMERAMSVRPHACISKDSTREELFETVRAIVSNGDRMFISFSRGVAEQLRFPTKNPLTAREKEILQLVSSGFRNAQVASSLCVTEGTVKRHLSNIYVKLDVGSRMEAVHTGVKLRLITGIH from the coding sequence GTGGTTGCGCAGTTCAGGTTAGTCGTCGCCGACAGCCGCGAACTATTCCGTGAAGGGTTGTCTGCGCTTTGTACGGCGGAGCCGGGAATCCAGGTGGTGGGCCAGGCCGACGATGGACTCGAGGCCCTGTCGCTCATTCGCAAGGAGCGCCCCGAAGTTGTGCTCATCGATGCCGAGCTTCCCGAAGTCGGAGCCGTACGGACGGCTCACCAGGAGCCTGTGGCCCCGCGCTTGGTGATGCTGACCCCGCATGAAGATGCGCATCTGATGGAGCGGGCGATGTCCGTAAGGCCGCACGCCTGCATCTCAAAGGACTCGACGCGTGAGGAGCTGTTCGAGACGGTACGGGCCATAGTGAGCAACGGGGACCGCATGTTCATCTCCTTCTCCAGAGGGGTGGCCGAGCAATTGAGGTTTCCCACGAAGAACCCCCTTACGGCTCGGGAGAAAGAGATTCTGCAACTCGTCTCCAGTGGATTCCGCAATGCACAGGTCGCTTCGTCTCTGTGCGTCACGGAAGGGACAGTGAAACGACATCTCTCCAACATCTATGTGAAGCTTGATGTCGGATCGCGCATGGAGGCCGTGCACACCGGCGTGAAACTGCGGCTGATCACGGGAATTCATTGA
- a CDS encoding FAD-binding oxidoreductase, with product MNEVHVRRLVRYPVKGCAGQDITSAWLRPGLGLPGDRVLAIANGQSPLPRAGQWAPTETFARLTTHHDLLRLRAAFDDTTATVTLHPTDQSPVTVLLDQPESRREADALLRHWLPAGPYGGPELVRADRGYWDDRTGTVSLINLDTVNALADAVGTPVDPLRFRGNVYLAGLGAWAEMSLPGERIMLGEAELEVLHPVNRCRATCVNPVTSEVDLNIPASLMTHFGHLFCGVRARVISPGALHTGDRLTRFRHRGRPRPPTAGLPPEQWPRPARVVRYEAESDDVASLWLRDPLQHLRGPHSPGQHLRIHVTDDRGPVWRCYTISGSHHGDLRISVKRHPDGRMSPWLHRHARLGATLLVSGPHGSLTGGPGSGSGSRSPLLLAGAGIGITQTLALLQAAAEEDPGRPLVLCHTARSGRWLALWEEARALISALPQGRARLFLTRPEEGDLTRWNATAGRPDLGAVATPLLDLPSATAYLCGPPEFMDAARDSLIRRGLPAKAVHQEIFASPRAPLQTPGPPLPGPFRVSFTVSHRQAHWTPDHGTLLDLADEMGISAPSGCRVGACHLCQQRISSGSVTYTTPPALPPKPDCALLCCVVPTGDVDMPL from the coding sequence GTGAACGAAGTGCACGTGCGACGGCTGGTCCGGTATCCGGTCAAGGGCTGCGCCGGGCAGGACATCACCAGCGCCTGGCTGCGCCCGGGGCTCGGACTGCCGGGTGACCGCGTGCTGGCCATCGCCAACGGGCAGAGCCCATTGCCCCGCGCGGGACAATGGGCTCCCACCGAAACCTTCGCCCGGCTGACCACCCACCATGACCTCCTTAGGCTGAGAGCCGCCTTCGACGACACCACCGCCACCGTCACCCTGCACCCCACGGATCAGAGCCCGGTGACCGTACTGCTGGATCAGCCGGAGAGCCGCAGGGAAGCCGATGCGCTGCTGCGCCACTGGCTACCGGCCGGCCCCTATGGCGGACCGGAGCTGGTACGCGCCGATCGGGGCTACTGGGACGATCGGACGGGCACCGTCTCACTGATCAACCTGGACACCGTCAACGCACTGGCTGACGCGGTCGGAACACCGGTCGATCCGCTGCGCTTCCGCGGCAACGTCTACCTGGCCGGACTCGGCGCATGGGCGGAAATGTCCCTCCCCGGCGAACGCATCATGCTCGGCGAGGCGGAACTCGAGGTACTGCACCCCGTCAACCGGTGCCGGGCCACCTGCGTCAACCCCGTGACCAGCGAGGTGGACCTCAACATTCCCGCCTCGCTGATGACCCACTTCGGGCATCTCTTCTGCGGTGTCCGGGCCCGCGTCATCTCCCCCGGAGCGTTGCACACCGGGGATCGGCTGACCCGCTTCCGGCACCGCGGCAGGCCTCGGCCGCCCACAGCGGGGCTGCCGCCCGAGCAGTGGCCCCGACCTGCCCGCGTCGTCCGGTACGAGGCCGAGAGCGACGATGTGGCGAGCCTCTGGTTGCGCGATCCGCTGCAGCACCTTCGCGGCCCCCACAGCCCAGGACAGCACCTGCGGATCCACGTCACCGACGACCGAGGGCCGGTCTGGCGCTGCTACACCATCTCCGGCAGCCACCACGGCGACCTGCGCATCAGCGTCAAACGCCATCCCGACGGACGCATGTCACCGTGGCTGCACCGCCACGCCCGCCTCGGTGCGACGCTGCTCGTCTCCGGCCCGCACGGGTCCCTGACCGGCGGGCCCGGCTCCGGTTCCGGCTCCCGCTCGCCGCTGCTGTTGGCCGGCGCCGGAATCGGAATCACCCAGACCCTCGCCCTTCTGCAGGCCGCAGCCGAGGAAGACCCCGGTCGTCCCCTCGTGCTCTGCCATACCGCCCGCAGCGGCCGCTGGCTCGCCCTGTGGGAGGAAGCCCGCGCATTGATCTCCGCGCTGCCTCAAGGGCGGGCCCGCTTGTTCCTGACCCGCCCCGAAGAAGGCGACCTCACCCGGTGGAACGCCACAGCCGGTCGCCCCGATCTCGGCGCCGTCGCCACTCCGCTGCTCGACCTTCCGAGTGCGACGGCCTACCTCTGCGGCCCCCCTGAGTTCATGGACGCCGCTCGGGACAGCCTGATACGCCGCGGGCTGCCCGCCAAGGCGGTTCACCAGGAGATCTTCGCCTCGCCCCGAGCTCCACTGCAGACTCCCGGGCCGCCGCTCCCCGGCCCGTTCCGCGTGTCGTTCACCGTCAGCCACCGCCAGGCACACTGGACACCGGACCACGGAACGCTCCTCGACCTTGCCGACGAAATGGGGATATCGGCCCCGTCCGGTTGCCGCGTCGGTGCCTGCCACCTCTGTCAACAACGCATCAGCAGCGGAAGCGTCACCTACACCACGCCGCCCGCCCTGCCTCCGAAGCCCGACTGCGCGCTCCTGTGCTGCGTTGTCCCCACCGGCGACGTCGATATGCCGCTGTGA
- a CDS encoding L,D-transpeptidase family protein yields the protein MPLPDRRVPLPDLMADTGGGEQLITARAPTTRATTGTVRWWQRHNGRWGQAGWAPARFGANGLAEGSSRVQGTSTTPTGLYDLPFGFGTAPPPPGTAVPYRRVGADSWWCEDNASASYNRWVAPLPPDCAAGESERLADYPTQYARALVIGFNYHRPAHGRGAGIFLHVNGKGATAGCVSVPAGAMARILAWIRPSAHPHIALGTAYGPTVITRY from the coding sequence ATCCCCCTTCCCGACCGCCGCGTCCCCCTACCCGACCTCATGGCCGACACCGGCGGCGGCGAGCAGCTGATCACCGCCCGTGCGCCCACGACGCGCGCCACCACCGGGACCGTGCGGTGGTGGCAGCGGCACAACGGCCGCTGGGGGCAGGCGGGTTGGGCGCCGGCCCGCTTCGGAGCCAACGGGCTGGCCGAGGGCAGCAGCCGGGTGCAGGGCACGTCGACCACCCCGACCGGGCTCTACGACCTGCCGTTCGGCTTCGGGACCGCTCCGCCCCCGCCCGGCACCGCCGTGCCGTACCGCCGAGTGGGCGCGGACTCCTGGTGGTGCGAGGACAATGCCTCCGCCTCCTACAACCGCTGGGTGGCGCCGCTGCCGCCGGACTGCGCGGCGGGCGAGTCCGAACGGCTGGCGGACTATCCCACGCAGTACGCCCGGGCCCTGGTCATCGGCTTCAACTATCACCGTCCGGCGCACGGCCGCGGCGCCGGCATCTTCCTCCATGTCAACGGGAAGGGCGCCACGGCCGGCTGTGTCTCCGTACCGGCCGGGGCAATGGCACGGATCCTGGCCTGGATCCGTCCGTCCGCCCACCCGCACATCGCCCTCGGCACGGCGTACGGGCCAACCGTCATCACCCGTTACTGA
- a CDS encoding NADP-dependent succinic semialdehyde dehydrogenase, giving the protein MAIATVNPATGETLKTFDALNGGEIEDHLVRADQAFQEHRTTSFGYRRERMLAAADLLDADQDGIARTMTTEMGKPLAQARAEAAKCAKTMRWYAHHAEALLADEHPDPADVSDSGAIRAVVRYRPLGPVLAVMPWNFPLWQVVRFAAPALMAGNTGLLKHASNVPQTALYLEELFRRAGFPEGCFQTLLVGSGAVEDILRDPRVVAATLTGSEPAGRAVASIAGDEVKKTVLELGGSDPFLVLPSADLDKAVRVAVTARVQNNGQSCIAAKRFLVHQDIYDTFAERFTARMAALTVGDPMDEQTDVGPLSSEQGRSDLEELVDDAVHQGATALCGGRRPPEHSAGWFYEPTVLSGITEGMRIHREEAFGPVATLYRVADLDEAVRLANDTPFGLSSNAWTRDPEEQQRLARDIEAGGVFFNGMTASHPGLPFGGAKRSGYGRELSGHGIREFCNMTTLWYGPEE; this is encoded by the coding sequence ATGGCCATCGCCACGGTCAACCCGGCCACCGGCGAGACCCTGAAGACCTTCGACGCCCTCAACGGGGGTGAGATCGAAGATCACCTGGTCCGGGCGGACCAGGCCTTCCAGGAGCACCGCACCACCAGCTTCGGCTACCGCAGGGAGCGGATGCTCGCGGCCGCCGACCTGCTCGATGCCGACCAGGACGGCATCGCCCGCACCATGACCACCGAGATGGGCAAACCGCTGGCCCAGGCGCGCGCGGAGGCGGCGAAGTGCGCCAAGACCATGCGCTGGTACGCCCACCACGCCGAGGCACTGCTCGCCGACGAGCACCCCGATCCGGCCGATGTCAGCGACTCCGGCGCGATCCGTGCCGTGGTGCGCTACCGCCCCCTCGGCCCCGTCCTCGCGGTGATGCCCTGGAACTTCCCGCTCTGGCAGGTCGTACGGTTCGCCGCGCCCGCCCTGATGGCGGGCAACACCGGGCTGCTCAAGCACGCCTCGAACGTGCCGCAGACCGCGCTCTACCTGGAGGAGCTGTTCCGCCGCGCCGGTTTCCCCGAGGGCTGTTTCCAGACCCTGCTGGTCGGCTCCGGGGCGGTCGAGGACATCCTGCGCGACCCGAGGGTGGTCGCCGCCACGCTGACCGGCAGTGAGCCGGCCGGCCGCGCGGTGGCGTCCATCGCCGGTGACGAGGTCAAGAAGACCGTCCTCGAACTCGGCGGCAGCGACCCGTTCCTCGTGCTGCCCTCCGCCGACCTCGACAAGGCGGTCCGCGTCGCGGTCACCGCCCGCGTCCAGAACAACGGACAGTCGTGTATCGCGGCCAAGCGGTTCCTGGTGCACCAGGACATCTACGACACCTTCGCCGAGCGGTTCACCGCCCGCATGGCCGCGCTGACCGTCGGCGACCCGATGGACGAGCAGACCGACGTCGGACCGCTCTCCAGCGAGCAGGGCCGCTCCGACCTGGAGGAGCTTGTCGACGACGCGGTCCACCAGGGCGCCACCGCACTGTGCGGCGGCCGGCGGCCGCCCGAGCACAGCGCGGGCTGGTTCTACGAGCCGACGGTGCTGTCCGGCATCACCGAGGGGATGCGTATCCACCGCGAGGAGGCGTTCGGCCCGGTCGCCACGCTCTACCGCGTCGCCGACCTCGACGAGGCGGTGCGCCTCGCCAACGACACCCCGTTCGGGCTCAGTTCCAACGCCTGGACCAGGGACCCCGAGGAACAGCAGCGCCTCGCCCGCGATATCGAGGCCGGCGGTGTCTTCTTCAACGGGATGACCGCCTCCCACCCGGGCCTCCCCTTCGGAGGGGCCAAACGCTCCGGCTACGGGCGGGAGCTGTCCGGGCACGGCATCCGGGAGTTCTGCAATATGACGACGCTCTGGTACGGGCCGGAGGAGTGA
- a CDS encoding SpoIIE family protein phosphatase, with protein MTDVPPHPFDEGYDPRTDRDWRLVEEDASGVSDHEPIGLRQRLSLNRMGTFDWDLDRGYMNLDPGAMDVFDLRPDEYDGAPASLVKRVPPAEGRRLDEALSQALLDGHSSYGAYFRVRCRDGTQRWTHSQGRILHTADGVPYRVIGIVREATSELADSALLRSLQQERQRQTVMVQQTTAALARALSVKDVTRVLTGTGGARRFGADGLVLGLVANDRFEVIATAGLEGDVPDNMMTSRLDDTLPLADAARSRRPIFLSTRGELIARYPRLRPYTRVLPTGSAAFLPLIAQDTVIGALGLFNAEPAVRSPEARNLALALAGVVAQSVQRATLFDQEREFATGLQATMLPRRLPPIEGGAVTVRYHPASVGRDIGGDWYDVIALPQGRTGLVVGDVQGHDTHAAAVMGQLRIALRAYASEGHSPETVLVRASRFLAELDTERFATCTYIQADMESGALHLARAGHLGPLISNSSRHIDWPEVRGGLPLGLATVFGHDHFPETQLFLEPGSTLLLCTDGLVEQPGQDISRGIDALSAAVRTGPTDLEALADRLSDHLWADPGSEDDMALLLLHRLPGSGVVATPRLRLHVHQADPSGTAEVRSALRRTLDQWRAGTVMHNIEVAASELIANALTHTESGALVSMELLPGTPRRIRLEVEDRSSRWPRRRSPGETATSGRGLMLVEALADDWGAEPRGAGKALWCEFAVPDGQEAVW; from the coding sequence ATGACCGACGTCCCTCCGCACCCGTTCGACGAGGGCTACGACCCCCGGACCGACCGGGACTGGCGCCTCGTCGAGGAGGACGCCTCCGGGGTGTCGGACCATGAGCCGATCGGACTGCGCCAACGGCTCTCGCTCAACCGGATGGGCACCTTCGACTGGGACCTGGACCGCGGCTACATGAATCTGGACCCCGGTGCCATGGACGTCTTCGATCTGCGCCCGGACGAATACGACGGCGCGCCGGCGTCCCTGGTCAAGCGGGTGCCGCCGGCGGAGGGCCGCCGCCTGGACGAGGCACTTTCCCAGGCACTGCTGGACGGTCACTCGTCGTACGGCGCCTACTTCCGGGTCCGGTGCCGCGACGGCACCCAGCGCTGGACACACTCCCAGGGCCGGATTCTGCACACCGCCGACGGGGTGCCGTACCGGGTCATCGGCATCGTGCGGGAGGCGACCAGCGAGCTGGCGGACTCCGCACTGCTGCGCTCGCTCCAGCAGGAGCGGCAGCGGCAGACGGTGATGGTGCAGCAGACCACCGCCGCACTGGCCCGTGCGCTGTCGGTCAAGGACGTGACCCGGGTGCTCACCGGAACCGGCGGCGCCCGGCGGTTCGGCGCGGACGGGCTGGTCCTCGGCCTGGTCGCGAACGACCGGTTCGAGGTCATCGCCACCGCCGGGCTGGAGGGCGACGTGCCCGACAACATGATGACCTCGCGGCTCGACGACACCCTCCCGCTGGCGGACGCGGCGCGCTCGCGGCGTCCCATCTTCCTCAGCACCCGCGGCGAGCTGATCGCCCGCTACCCGCGGCTGCGCCCGTACACCAGGGTGCTGCCGACGGGCAGCGCGGCGTTCCTGCCGCTGATCGCCCAGGACACCGTCATCGGGGCGCTGGGACTGTTCAACGCCGAGCCGGCGGTGCGGTCGCCGGAGGCCAGGAACCTGGCGCTGGCGCTGGCCGGTGTCGTCGCGCAGTCGGTGCAGCGGGCGACCCTCTTCGACCAGGAGCGGGAGTTCGCGACGGGGCTGCAGGCGACGATGCTGCCGCGCCGGCTCCCGCCCATCGAGGGCGGCGCGGTCACCGTCCGCTACCACCCGGCGAGCGTCGGGCGGGACATCGGCGGCGACTGGTACGACGTGATCGCCCTGCCCCAGGGGCGGACCGGGCTGGTGGTGGGCGACGTACAGGGCCATGACACCCATGCAGCCGCCGTGATGGGCCAGCTGCGCATCGCCCTGCGGGCCTACGCCAGTGAGGGACACTCACCGGAGACCGTGCTGGTTCGGGCCTCCCGGTTCCTGGCGGAGCTGGACACCGAGCGGTTCGCGACCTGCACGTATATCCAGGCCGATATGGAATCGGGAGCGCTGCACCTCGCCCGGGCCGGCCACCTCGGCCCGCTGATCAGCAACAGCTCCCGGCACATCGACTGGCCCGAGGTCCGCGGTGGGCTGCCGCTCGGTCTGGCCACGGTCTTCGGGCACGACCACTTCCCGGAGACCCAGCTGTTCCTGGAGCCCGGCTCGACACTGCTGCTGTGCACCGACGGCCTGGTCGAACAACCGGGCCAGGACATCTCCCGCGGTATCGACGCGCTGTCCGCGGCGGTCCGCACCGGGCCCACGGATCTGGAGGCGCTTGCCGACCGGCTCTCGGACCATCTGTGGGCCGACCCCGGCTCGGAGGACGATATGGCCCTCCTGCTGCTGCACCGGCTGCCCGGTTCCGGCGTCGTCGCCACCCCGCGGCTGCGGCTGCACGTCCATCAGGCCGACCCGTCGGGCACCGCGGAGGTCCGCTCCGCGCTGCGCCGTACGCTGGACCAGTGGCGGGCGGGCACCGTCATGCACAACATCGAGGTCGCCGCCTCCGAGCTGATCGCCAACGCGCTGACGCACACCGAGAGCGGCGCCCTGGTCTCCATGGAACTGCTGCCGGGCACGCCGCGCCGGATCCGGCTGGAGGTCGAGGACCGTTCCAGCCGGTGGCCGCGGCGGCGCAGTCCCGGCGAGACCGCCACCTCCGGGCGCGGGTTGATGCTGGTCGAGGCGCTGGCGGACGACTGGGGCGCCGAACCGCGGGGCGCGGGCAAGGCGCTGTGGTGTGAATTCGCGGTACCGGACGGCCAGGAGGCGGTGTGGTGA